In Risungbinella massiliensis, the genomic stretch TAATGGTCTAGTACTTGTTTTCCGATCAGATCGAGTTGTTTGGTGGACATCCCTGGTTTGGCCTGGGCTTTCATCTCTTCTCTAGCTTTTGCCACAACCTGGCCAATTTTTCGTAAACCAGCTAGTTCTTCTTGATTTTGTATGATCAATAGGATCCCTGCTTTCAAATTAAGGGTTAGAACATATATGTAGATTTTATTGATACATATCAAGATATGATACCGCAAAAAAGAACGGATGAGGAGATATGTGTTTTCTTTAGATGTTTGCAATGGTTTAAGTTCGTTGTTGGAAAGATGACATAGGAGTAGGACCAGTAAGGGAACGAAATAGTGCTACTTTGCCGAATATTGGAGAGTATATTTAAGTTAAGATTTGGTACATTTGCTTTGATGTGTTTGCTATCTAGTAAGTTTCTGATTTAGATCCCCATTGAAGATGTACAATGGTAAATTCCCCACAGATACGGGTAGGTAGAAGTTATTTGCCACTAACAGTTCTGACAATACCCTTCCAACCTCACCTATTTGATTCTTTTCTATTGTCCCTTGGTTTTTTTCCAGATATTCATTTTTATCTAGATAGAAAGTATCGTTTCAACTCATTTCAAAAATGCTAATAAAAGTCCCAATCTAGTTGGGAAGAGTATTTCATTCAATTGTTAGTTAAGTCTCTTAGAAGCCATTTATTAGTAAACCTCCTAATGCTCCGGTTATGACAACAACCCAAGGTGGAGTTTTCCAAAAAACAAGCATGATAAATAGAATAGAAGCAAGGGCGAAATCTATGGGTTTTAGAATAGAATGGGTCCAAATCGGGTCATAAAGGGCAGCTAGCAAGATTCCAACTACTGCAGCATTAACTCCAATCAGTGAGCCTTGGATGTTTGATTTTCTACGAAGGGAGTTCCAAAAAGGCAATGTACCGATAACCAGCAAGAAAGCTGGTAAGAAAATGCCGATTGTGGCAACTGTTGCACCTAACCATCCATCGATCAATGCACCTAAATATGCAGCGAAGGTAAACAAAGGTCCAGGAACAGCTTGAGTAGCCCCATAACCTGCAAGAAAGTCTTCCTTGCTTAACCATCCAGTAGGTACAAGTTCTCTCTCAAGTAGAGGAAGGACTACATGGCCACCACCAAAAACGAGAGAGCCTGCTCTGTAAAAACTATCGAAAACGGCTAACCAATGGAAAGAAGCTGCATTTTGAATGAAAGGTAGACCAACTAATAATGCAAAAAACAGAACGAGACTAGTCAGAGCTACGGAACGTCGAATAGGAACATGTATTTCAGATATTTTAGGAATTTTCCTTTCCTTATAAAGAAATAAACCGATGATTCCAGCCACAACGATAATGATTACTTGGCTTACTGCTGTCCGCCATAGCAAAGTAATGGTTGTTGCGATAATCGCTATGGTTGCTCTGTTTCGGTCAGGAGTAAGTTTCTGACCCATCCCTAAAACAGCATGGGCAACAATGACCACAGCTACCAGCTTTAGGCCATGAATCCATCCCATATTCCCAACATCGAAACCCTGGAGTAGAAATGCGAATAGAACTAAAGCAATAACTGATGGAAGAGTAAATCCAATCCAAGCAACAATACCTCCTAACAACCCAGCACGTATCACACCAATTCCAATTCCAACTTGACTGCTTGCAGGACCAGGGAGGAATTGACAGAGTGTAACTAGATCAGCATAACTGCGTTCATCCATCCATTTGCGACGGCGAATGTATTCATCGTGAAAATACCCAAGGTGAGCAATTGGTCCCCCGAATGAAGTGAGACCCAGCTTGGTCGATACTTGTAGCACCTCTAGAAGTTTCTTTAGTGTGCTTTTCGATTCGTTCTGGATTGTTGCTTGGTTTGTTTCCATCGTAAGTATCTCTCCCAGTTGATAGTTATAAAACAAGCTGGTTGTTGCTGGCTAAGAAGGTACGAATAGGATCACGAATATTGACACGCTACAACATCCTCTACAATGCAGACAACTTTTCAGTTTAGTAAGATGCAAACTCCTTTGGCTGATACCGCATTTGCTGAAATGTTAGATGATTAGCATTTTTACTTTAAATAGTTCAAGGTGTTGTTCGTGTTTTAGAAAGTATCTAATTACCAATTTCAATTGTTGTTCGGTAAGATTGCTCTACCATATTAGGCTCATACAATTGTTGCAATATCAGGCAGATGACATACATTATCAGTGTCTTGTTTTTGTAGAAAGTATAACAGAAAGGAGAGATCAAATGGATCAGAGACAAAATATCGAGAATGTAAAACGACTATCTTCGTACCATTTTGCACAGGAAGAGCACTTCAAGCGATTAAAAAGGATATCGGCAAACAATCTAGCTCTATACGATCAATACGCATCACTACAATATTTACATAAAGCACTTGCACATCGATACAAAGCAATAATAGCAGGGATGATGAGTTCATACACAATACCATTTAGATCACAGAAATATCAAAAGCCAGCAGGATCCATCAATCAATCGTTGCTGAATTTGCTTCGAGAAGGTGGATATATTCTATATGTTAGGCACGGAGAAGCAAATGTAGGAGAAGATCAACCCAATCTCAGCTTTGAGGATTGTTCCACCCAAAGAAATCTTTCCGATATTGGTAGAAGACAAGCGGTAACCTATGGAGAGGTACTCCGCAGGTTAAGTATTCCTATTGTGTATCCGGTTCTTGTGAGCCCTTTTTGTAGAAATAGAGAAACTGCTACTTTGGCTTTCGGAGAAGAGAATGTTCAAGTCGATCCTTTTTGGGTTGAAATTTATAAACTGAGTGGTAATTTGAGTAAAGCAAACCAGGAAAGCATATTAAACTATCTCAGATCAGTTTTAGAAATCAAACCACCTATGGGTAGTAATAAGGTTATTATCGCCCACAGTTTTCCAAAAGGGGTTGGATTAGGAGAAATTCCAGACATGGGAACTGTTGTTGTGGAACCTCAAGGACAGGGAAATGGTTATAAAGTTGTCGCTCAAATATCACTAGTAGAGTTGGCAAATATTCCATAGGTCTAATAGCTTAAGCTATACCAATATAATCGAGCAGAGATTCAGGTACATTTTAATATTTAATGGACTATATACAAAAATAAATTTCCGCATCATTAGCGATACGGAAATTTATTAGCGGCAGGAATTTAGAAGAACAGTGATATAGTACAAGAACTCAAAAATAGATAATTATTTTTATGATATGTTAGCAGCATATGATAAATCGTCTTATTTTGATGCCTTCAATACTTCTAAGTCAGCACTTTTTAGCACATTGATATCTACATAAGTTTCAATTCCATCTACATGACCTCGATTGTGATATTGCCAAATAAGCCAATCGCGATCTAGAGTAGGGTGCTTGTAGATATCGCGAATCCAAATCCGATGATCTAGGAAATGACCTTTTACATATTTGTCGTAAGTTTCGTATGTAACGTAGAGAATTGGTTCTTTTCCGTAGTGTGCATGGAGCTTGTCTGAGAATGCTTGCAATTCATTCCGCACCTTTGTTTGTTCGTGGTAGGGAGGAATTTCTAGATCAATGACAGGAGGGAGGGCATCAGATTCCTTAGGCACTGCTTGTATAAAATGCATCGCTTGAGTTTCTCCAGAACTCCTCATCGAGAAAAAATGATACGCTCCTGTGAGGAAACCTTCCTGTCTTGCCAATTCCCAGTTAGTTTGAAAGCGGTGATCCGTAAAATCGTGTCCTTCTGTTGCTTTCATAAAGACAAAGGGGTATTCTTTTTTATCTAAGACTTTCCAATTAATCACACCTTGATGATGGGACACATCCAGTCCCTTAACCTCATACCACATAGCAAATAGGTCGTTGTGCCAAATATATCCCTGATAGTCCAACACGAATAATATTCCAAGGGTGAGTAGAACGATAAGGGTTATCATAATAATTTTTTTCATCATAAAGGATATTGATCCTTTCCAAATGGAAGTCTATCCCAACTATACAATAACACCATACAAAGCGTATCGTTGTTATATGAATATTTCAAAACAGTATTTTTTATTGTTTAAACAAGTTTGCAAAACAGACTGATGTTATGTAAAAAGTGACAAAAAAAGAAACATCCCAACCCTTATATTCTTTTTAAGACTGCGAATTGGGAATTCTCCCTATTTTATTGGGTTTATATAAAAGGGAGCGTTGCTCGGTATCTCCTTTGTGGAGATGCTTAGATCAACCATTTTTGGTATCATCTAATCATGAGTGCGGAAACACTATAAACTATCATTCGAGCGAAAACTCGGTAAACTAAACCTTATTTAGATATGGAACGTATCTTCGTAGAGAATGCGACGTTTGGTCGATTCAATGACCAAGGAGCTCGCCATTTCAATAGCGATGTAGTTTCACGATAAGAGAATAGTAAGATCTTATGGGATAGGTGATGATGTAGATGCTAAAAACTCCAATAGGGCGACTCCGTTTTGTTGGAACCCTAGAGGCGATTTCCTATCTAGTTTTGCTTGGAATCGCGATGCCTCTTAAGTATATGATGGACATGCCAATGGCTGTTACGATCGTAGGTGGTGCACATGGAGGTTTATTCATCCTTTACTTAGTGGCTGCTGTACATGTGAAATTTGTTCATAACTGGTCATGGTCCAAGGTCTTTTATGCTTTTGTTGCATCAGTGCTACCATTTGGGCCATTCGTTTTTGACGCAAAGGTGGCAAAAGAAGAAGGACAACCTACTTCTGCAAAAGCTAGTACGTAAACTATTGTAAAATAGAGAGAAACACCCTTCTCTGGTCAGAGAAGGGTGTTTCTCTCTATTTGCTTTTAGAGCAGCCTGCTCCTCCCACCCTAACAGCTTGCGAACTGCCCTGATCATCAGGAAAGTAAGAACAGGATTTTGTCTATGACTAAGCACTCTTGCTTGAACATTTCTAATAAAAAAACTAAGTACTGTGGACTAAGTTCTGAGAACTTATTTCCTATTTAAAATTAGATGCAATTTTTTAGGGTTTTCTACGCTGTAAAAACAAAGAGAGTTTAGATTATACTTCGAGTCCAATCAAGTTTGTAGTAGCATTGGCGATTTGCATTGCACCGTCTACTTGTTCCATGAATTCTATGTTAAACTGGTTGATTTTTTCCACTTCATTTCGAGGAAATAAATATAAAAGATCTGCATCATCTACCGAATCTCGATCCCGTTTTTGATTATAACGTTCTACTTCTTTTTCGGCACGCTCGATTGCATCATGACAAGAATGAACTAAATCTTGATTCATCTCAATCAAATGATTTTTGTAAATGAGTGCTTCGTGTAAAGTAAAGGTTTTACCTGCAACCGTAATCTTGGTTTGAATATTGATTCGATCAATCGCCGATTTAATTTGAAAAAAACGTTTTGTCAAATCATGGTAGGATTGGATTTTGGCTTGGACTTCTTTTTCTGCCTGTTTGACGCTATATTCCTGGTTTGCCCCTTTAATTCCCCAAGGATGCTTTTTCTTGGAAGACCAGGCGGAGTAGATACTAAGTTCTTCTTGAATCTTCGCCATTCTTTTTTTGAGAAGTTTTAATTCAGAGAGACCTTGTTGGATGAGCAAACAATCTACTTCCCTTCGTATCCGAAATAGTACTACGATTATAACAAAAACATTTACACTACTTGATGTTTTTTATGAAGAAAATGAAAACTAAGCTTCAAGATAAAACATAGGAGGTATGAAGGATAGTTTATCGAATGTACGAATTGGAATGGTAACATTGAGGGTGTCAGATCTTGCGAGATCTACTTTGTTTTAACAAGAAGTGCTAGGTTTGAAAATTTGAGAACAAATAAAAACAACAATATTACTTGGAACAACGAATTAACGGAGTAAGAGCAGCAAAACCATCAAAAGATTCAAAAGGACTAGTGGAATTCGAGTTGGGTATTTCAGACAACGATTGGGATGCACTAGAGGAACGGTTGAAGCTGGAAAATGTGTTAACTGAAAAATGAGGACAAGGTGAGAGGAGACAGACAATTCCTCCTCCTATTAGCGATCGGCAAAGGCTCCTGTTGGTCTTCAAAGATTAAGATGGAGAGGCTAAAGCTAAGAAGGACAAAAAAATATTTCTTGATTGGTAAGTTCTTGATGGAGATAAAAAAGAGTTAACACAGGCTCTAAGAAAATAACTCCACCCTATATATTAGACCAGTAGATTTTGTGAATATTATGTTCAGATAACAGTATTAGTTCGCTCCTTGTCGTACATTTAGGTAGTATGATATCTCAATAGTACAAACATTTTTCACAAAATTATAATTATCATAAAAATAATATTATTAATTTGTTCTTGCTTTTTATGAAATAAATAAATGAAAAGGACAGATTCCGATATGGAATTTGTCCTATGTATTATGAGTTTTATTAGTTATTTATATATTTTTCGAATACAAAACCAAAATCTTTGACACGATATTTTTGTTTCGCTTGTTGGTTCCAGTCAAAGGTAAATTGGTTGATTGCTTTAAATTGCTCTACGATATCTGCTTCGGTGTTACGGATGGTTCCCACACTAGAAGCAGCGACCCCGATACTAGCTTTCGCATCTTCAAGAGCTAGTTGATTATCCCGTTTGATCTCTGCCAATTTAAGAAGTGCTTTGTAGAGATCTTTCACTTCTTCTAGATGCTTTTTATGGACATCGATAGAGTATTGTGCATTACCCAAGGTGAATTTCAACTCTACATCCATATCTACTGTTCCTGCAGTTTCCAAAAGAATGTCTTGGATATTGCTTCGGTAATAGTCAAAGCGACGAAGAACACGTTTTTTGCTCATGGCACTTGTACCATCTAAATGAACGAGAGCTTTGTTGGTAAAGCAGTATTCATCTGATTTTGACTTGATTAGGAAGAAAATCTTTTCCCCATCTTCGTGCATTACATAATCGTCAGCATCTACCTTATCATAGTTCTCCGGCTTGATAACCGATCCAATATCACTTAGACCCAATACGTCTGCTGCTACTTTTCCAAACATGTACTTCATCCTTTCTTTTATAAAACTCCTTTTTTATTATATCATGAAGGAATCGAATGAAGCAGTTTGATTGGAAACGTGAGAGAAAATAAATACCAGTAATTGCATTCGATGTCGAGAAATATCAATTATTTTATTGGAGGCATGTCTATGTGGAGTTATAAAACATACGATGAGTTGACTAAAGAAGAGTTACATATGATTTTACGAGAGCGTGTTCAGGTTTTTATTGTCGAACAAGAGTGCCCATATCAGGAGATTGACGAACACGATTTTAACTCATACCATCTATTTTTTGAGGAAGAAGGAGAACTACGAGCTTATTTACGAATTCTTCCTCCCAATACACGTTTCCCAGAAGCATCGATCGGCCGTGTAATCGTAAATAAGGAGTATCGTGGTCAAGGATATGCTAAACAGATGATGTCCATGGCGATAGAGTTTTTGGAGAAGGAACTGAAGGTGTCTGAAATTAAGTTAATGGCACAACTGTACTTACAAGATTTCTATGCTTCTTTTGGATTTGATGTTGTTTCGGATGTATATAATGAAGATAATATTCCGCATATCGATATGATCCGCAAATGTGGGTAGGCAACGGTATGTTGTTGTAATATTTTGCAATTTATGATAGGGTAATAAGTAACTTTTATTGAACGGAGGGTTTTCGTATGGCATATTGCCGATTCCGATTTGTTACTTTGTGTCACTAATACAATAGTGCTCAAACTCTGCTTGTGTGCAGGGGATCGGGATTGGTCTGTCTATTAACGGAAACCTTTTTTATACAAAAGGGGGTAGAGACAAATTTTCCTTCTTTTGTTTGCTTGGATAATGAATAACAATGGGATGCTATGGGAAACGGTTTGCTGTGCCTAGTTACATGGATGATGCGTATCAGACTGTTCAACACCAGAAGCGCAATAAGAAGATCCATTGTTATTCATAGATCAAGGTTTTCTAATTCTCTTATAGTCCTTTTCCGTGACTCCTTACACAGGCAAATTGTCTGTGTTTTTTATTTGATCCGGATTGGAGAGATCAGGAATGTCCCATGTAAATGAAAATAGTAAGAATAGCGCGGTAGAAATTTTGTCATTAGCACAAAAAAATGGTCTACAACTGGCTTGGGAAAGTGCAAAGATAGAGGAATCTGGGATGGATTTCCAAGTAGTATTTGTAGATGATCTGAAACAGGTTTCTTGGGTTCTTCGAAAGCCAAGACGTTCAGATGTACTGGAGAGAGCAGAGTTGGAAGGGAAGGTATTACACCTTGTAGGAAAACATCTTCAGATTGCTGTCCCGGATTGGAAAATATTCACACCAGAGCTCATCGCCTACCGAAAATTGAGTGGAGTTCCGGTCGCTACAGTGGATCTAGTAGCAAAGAACTATGTGTGGAATCTGGATCATGAGTCTCTTTCTGATGGTTTTGTCCAGTCGCTTGCAGAGGTATTGGTGGATCTTCATGGAATAGATCATGATAAGGTTAGAAAAGCAGGTATTCCAGTGCTAGAACCAGCTGAGGTACGCCAGACGCTACTAGAGAATATGAAGAAAGTGAAACAAGAATTAGGAGTTAGTACTTCATTATGGGAACGTTGGCAAAAGTGGGTTGGAGATGATTCGTATTGGCCAGAGCATTCGGGATTTATCCATGGTGATTTGCATTCACCTCATATAATGATTGATTCAAATGAGCAAGTAACAGGTCTTCTCGATTGGACCGAAGCAAAAGTCACTGATCCTTCTGTAGACTTTACCTTGTTTTCTTATATTTTTGGAGATCAGGCACTCGATCGGTTGCTCGATGCTTACCAAAAGGCAGGAGGGCGAGTTTGGCCAAGGTTATGAGATCATATCCTAGAACGTTTGGCTGCTTATCCGATTGAGGTAGCGTTGTTCGCTCTATTATCCAATGATGAAGCGATATTACAAATGGCACGAGTGGGATTAGGATTAGAGGAACCTAAATAGCAATATTGCAAAGACTTAGCTCAATTAGAGCTGGGTCTTTTTTTATGGATATTCCTCCCTCTTTTTAGTCAAAATAACATTATCTAAAAAGAAAGGAGGATCTATGATGAAAAAAGTATTACTTGGAATTGTGGTTTCTATGTTTATATTCGGTTTCACGGTACATAACGTTGATTCCATGTTTGAGTCTACTTATGCGACAGCAGTAACCATTGTTGGTGACAATGACGAAAACGACAGAAACAACAATGTGAGAAATGACTTAAACGATGTAAGAAATGATATCAATGATCAAAGAAATGATATCAACTATACCCGTACTGCTGCTAATAATGCCGCTGACAATGACATGGATTTTGGTTGGATTGGACTGTTGGGGTTAATTGGTCTAGCTGGTTTGAGACGTAGAAACGAGGCTAGATGACGATTTGATCGGTGTTTAAAAGCTACTGAAAAATGCTATCAAAGCAAACCAGTAGCTTTTTTATTTTATCACTTGTATAGGGTAGGGGGTATATTATGTTTGGGTTGTAAATAGGAGGTAATATACCTATTGGATCTTCTAAAACATCATAAAGGTGGAACACAAAATGTCAAAGAAATTCGCCAGATGATAGACACGAAATATCAAAAAGGTTATGCAAAACCAATTCATACACCATTACCTGTATAAATGAAAAAAGTGTTACAAAGCTCTGTTTTCGGTCGGGGGCTTTTTTGTTTGGAAAAACTTCTTGTCAGGAAGATATCCTATTAATATACTAAAAATAGAAGGAACGTTTTAAAAACGTTATATAAATAATTCGTTATACAAATAAACGAATGAAAGCGGAGGGATCAGAATGGTAAAGCTAGTCGCAATTTACCGTCAACCAGAAAATAAAGAAGAATTTGATCGTCATTATAAGGAAGTTCATGCACCACTTGCTGCCAAAATGCCAGGATTACTCAAGATGGAGGTAAACCGAGTCTATGGAACTCCTATGGGTGAAAGTGATCTCTATCTTATTGCAGAGATGTACTTTGAAAACCAAGAAACTCTAGAGCAAGGACTTGCGTCATCAGAAGGTCGTGCAGCAGGAAAAGACTTGATGGGATTTGCAAAGAAGCTGGTGACGATGCATTTTGCAGAAGTAGTGTAGAGGTGTACGAGAAATGACTACAACAACACAGAATCGCTTTAACCAGTTGTTAGGTATTCAAGTTCGGGAAATAAATGAAAGCGGTTGCACTGTTATATTGGAAACTCAGCCTGATTTTGAGAATAGTCTAGAAGGGATCATCCATGGTGGAGTGACTTATACATTAGCTGATGTAGCGATGGGACATGGTGCGGTAGCTGTAGTGGAAGGTATCCAACAATGCGTGACCGTGGAGTGCAAAATAAATTATCTCCAGCCAGCTCGTGGTCGATTTCTTACGGCACAATCTCAAGTGTTAAAAAAAGGGAACAAGATTATTACGATGGAAGCTAGGGTATGGGATGAGCTAGAAGAACTGGTTGCAGTAGCGCTCGGAACCTATGCACGGATTCATCCAAAGGGGGGAGAAGATGGAAGTGAATGAATTAATCTGCTTGGAAAAGCGTGGTTATTTGGCAATATTACGCCTAAATCGACCAGAACATTTGCATGCTCTACATTACGATATGTTGTTGCAATTGGAGACGAAGCTTGAGGAGATTGCACAAGACATTCAAGAGACAAGAGTAGTAATGATCGCCTCATCAGGACGTGCCTTTTGTGTAGGAGCTGATCTAAAAGAACGTCGTACACTGAATGAACAACAGGTTCGCCGTAATGTACGAAAAATTCGCGATGTATTTACTACAGTAGAGAGACTGCCACAACCTACGATCGCTGCGATCAATGGTTTTGCTTTTGGAGGGGGGTTAGAACTGGCTCTCGCATGCGATTTTCGCTTAGCAGTAGCAGAAGCGCAACTTGGCCTGACAGAAGTAAGTCTTGGAATCATCCCAGGTGCTGGGGGTACGCAACGTCTTACAAGGCTGATTGGACCTACCAAGGCCAAAGAGCTCATCCTGACAGCACGTAAGATTTCGGCTGAAGAAGCAATGCAACTTGGAATCGTATCTTATGTAACCAAAAGTGTGGAGGAACTGGAGGAAGCATCGGTTTCTCTAGCTGAGGAGATTTTGCAAAATGCACCACTCGCGGTCTATCAAGCGAAGTATGCAATTGATAAAGGACATGGGGTAGAAATACAGACAGGATTAGATATTGAATCCAAAGCATATGAAGTAATCATTCCTACCAAAGACCGGATAGAAGCTCTAGAAGCATTTCGTGAAAAGCGTAAACCTCTTTTTCGTGGTGAATAAAGGTATTGCATAGGGGGAGACCAGATGATTTTTAACGTAGAGATGGAAACGATGCCACATGATCAGATGAGAGAACTACAACTTCAACGTCTCAAAGAAACCCTACAGCACGCCTATCAACAAGTTCTTTTTTACCGTGAGGCAATGGATCAAGCAGGGATTCACCCTAAAGATATTATGTCTGTTGATGATATCGCAAAATTGCCTTTTTTACAGAAAAAAGATCTACGAGACCATTATCCATTTGGTCTATTCGCGGTAGAGAGGAGCAAAGTAGCTCGAATACACGGATCTTCAGGTACCAAGGGGAAACCTACGATAGTTGGTTATACCAAAGAGGACTTAGATAACTGGGCTGAAATTGTAGCCCGGGCGATTTGCTGTGCTGGTGGAAAACCAGGTGATCTTTTCCACAATGCATATGGTTATGGGCTCTTTACTGGTGGGCTAGGCTTACATAATGGAGTGGAGCATCTAGGAGCCACAGTTGTACCAGTTTCAGGTGGAAATACTTCACGTCAGATTACACTTATCCAAGATTTTGCTCCACGCGGAATTGCATCCACGCCATCTTATTTGCTAAATATAATCGAAACCATGCGCAAAGAGGGGATTGATCCAAGCAAAACCAGCCTGGAGTACGGTGTTTTGGGGGCAGAACCTTGGTCGGAAGAAATGCGTCAACAAATAGAAGAAGGACTTGGGATCAAAGCAGTCGATATTTATGGATTGAGTGAAGTGATGGGACCAGGTGTTTCGATTGAATGTGCCGAGGCACAGGATGGGCTTCATATAGCCGAGGATCATTTTATAGCAGAGGTGGTAGATCGCCATACAGGGAAAGTTTTGCCTTATGGAGAGATAGGCGAGCTAGTCTTTACCTCCTTAACGAAGAAAGCGTTTCCGGTAATTCGATATCGAACTG encodes the following:
- a CDS encoding chromate transporter, with product METNQATIQNESKSTLKKLLEVLQVSTKLGLTSFGGPIAHLGYFHDEYIRRRKWMDERSYADLVTLCQFLPGPASSQVGIGIGVIRAGLLGGIVAWIGFTLPSVIALVLFAFLLQGFDVGNMGWIHGLKLVAVVIVAHAVLGMGQKLTPDRNRATIAIIATTITLLWRTAVSQVIIIVVAGIIGLFLYKERKIPKISEIHVPIRRSVALTSLVLFFALLVGLPFIQNAASFHWLAVFDSFYRAGSLVFGGGHVVLPLLERELVPTGWLSKEDFLAGYGATQAVPGPLFTFAAYLGALIDGWLGATVATIGIFLPAFLLVIGTLPFWNSLRRKSNIQGSLIGVNAAVVGILLAALYDPIWTHSILKPIDFALASILFIMLVFWKTPPWVVVITGALGGLLINGF
- a CDS encoding histidine phosphatase family protein, coding for MDQRQNIENVKRLSSYHFAQEEHFKRLKRISANNLALYDQYASLQYLHKALAHRYKAIIAGMMSSYTIPFRSQKYQKPAGSINQSLLNLLREGGYILYVRHGEANVGEDQPNLSFEDCSTQRNLSDIGRRQAVTYGEVLRRLSIPIVYPVLVSPFCRNRETATLAFGEENVQVDPFWVEIYKLSGNLSKANQESILNYLRSVLEIKPPMGSNKVIIAHSFPKGVGLGEIPDMGTVVVEPQGQGNGYKVVAQISLVELANIP
- a CDS encoding GH25 family lysozyme, whose protein sequence is MMKKIIMITLIVLLTLGILFVLDYQGYIWHNDLFAMWYEVKGLDVSHHQGVINWKVLDKKEYPFVFMKATEGHDFTDHRFQTNWELARQEGFLTGAYHFFSMRSSGETQAMHFIQAVPKESDALPPVIDLEIPPYHEQTKVRNELQAFSDKLHAHYGKEPILYVTYETYDKYVKGHFLDHRIWIRDIYKHPTLDRDWLIWQYHNRGHVDGIETYVDINVLKSADLEVLKASK
- a CDS encoding DUF3817 domain-containing protein translates to MLKTPIGRLRFVGTLEAISYLVLLGIAMPLKYMMDMPMAVTIVGGAHGGLFILYLVAAVHVKFVHNWSWSKVFYAFVASVLPFGPFVFDAKVAKEEGQPTSAKAST
- a CDS encoding PH domain-containing protein, which produces MFGKVAADVLGLSDIGSVIKPENYDKVDADDYVMHEDGEKIFFLIKSKSDEYCFTNKALVHLDGTSAMSKKRVLRRFDYYRSNIQDILLETAGTVDMDVELKFTLGNAQYSIDVHKKHLEEVKDLYKALLKLAEIKRDNQLALEDAKASIGVAASSVGTIRNTEADIVEQFKAINQFTFDWNQQAKQKYRVKDFGFVFEKYINN
- a CDS encoding GNAT family N-acetyltransferase — protein: MWSYKTYDELTKEELHMILRERVQVFIVEQECPYQEIDEHDFNSYHLFFEEEGELRAYLRILPPNTRFPEASIGRVIVNKEYRGQGYAKQMMSMAIEFLEKELKVSEIKLMAQLYLQDFYASFGFDVVSDVYNEDNIPHIDMIRKCG
- a CDS encoding WGxxGxxG family protein, coding for MKKVLLGIVVSMFIFGFTVHNVDSMFESTYATAVTIVGDNDENDRNNNVRNDLNDVRNDINDQRNDINYTRTAANNAADNDMDFGWIGLLGLIGLAGLRRRNEAR
- a CDS encoding PCYCGC domain-containing protein, with amino-acid sequence MDLLKHHKGGTQNVKEIRQMIDTKYQKGYAKPIHTPLPV
- a CDS encoding EthD family reductase; translated protein: MVKLVAIYRQPENKEEFDRHYKEVHAPLAAKMPGLLKMEVNRVYGTPMGESDLYLIAEMYFENQETLEQGLASSEGRAAGKDLMGFAKKLVTMHFAEVV
- a CDS encoding PaaI family thioesterase; translation: MTTTTQNRFNQLLGIQVREINESGCTVILETQPDFENSLEGIIHGGVTYTLADVAMGHGAVAVVEGIQQCVTVECKINYLQPARGRFLTAQSQVLKKGNKIITMEARVWDELEELVAVALGTYARIHPKGGEDGSE
- a CDS encoding enoyl-CoA hydratase-related protein — encoded protein: MEVNELICLEKRGYLAILRLNRPEHLHALHYDMLLQLETKLEEIAQDIQETRVVMIASSGRAFCVGADLKERRTLNEQQVRRNVRKIRDVFTTVERLPQPTIAAINGFAFGGGLELALACDFRLAVAEAQLGLTEVSLGIIPGAGGTQRLTRLIGPTKAKELILTARKISAEEAMQLGIVSYVTKSVEELEEASVSLAEEILQNAPLAVYQAKYAIDKGHGVEIQTGLDIESKAYEVIIPTKDRIEALEAFREKRKPLFRGE
- a CDS encoding phenylacetate--CoA ligase family protein, producing the protein MIFNVEMETMPHDQMRELQLQRLKETLQHAYQQVLFYREAMDQAGIHPKDIMSVDDIAKLPFLQKKDLRDHYPFGLFAVERSKVARIHGSSGTKGKPTIVGYTKEDLDNWAEIVARAICCAGGKPGDLFHNAYGYGLFTGGLGLHNGVEHLGATVVPVSGGNTSRQITLIQDFAPRGIASTPSYLLNIIETMRKEGIDPSKTSLEYGVLGAEPWSEEMRQQIEEGLGIKAVDIYGLSEVMGPGVSIECAEAQDGLHIAEDHFIAEVVDRHTGKVLPYGEIGELVFTSLTKKAFPVIRYRTGDIASLHSETCCCGRTTLRMSRIKGRVDDMLIIRGVNVFPTEIESTLLQFTELSPHYQVEIMREGSLDRFEVHVEVTRSFMEQVPNWETSDTLALLKSAICLQMKENLGVSIHLQIHAADVLPRSEGKAIRVVDKRNSVQV